In one Balaenoptera musculus isolate JJ_BM4_2016_0621 chromosome 2, mBalMus1.pri.v3, whole genome shotgun sequence genomic region, the following are encoded:
- the LOC118891078 gene encoding purine nucleoside phosphorylase, whose amino-acid sequence MANGFTYEDYQNTAKWLLSHTKHRPQVAVICGSGLGGLSDKLTQAQIFDYSEIPNFPKSTVPGHAGRLVFGILNGRGCVMMQGRFHMYEGYPLWKVTFPVRVFQLLGVDTLVVTNAAGGLNPRFEVGDIMLIRDHINLPGFCGENPLRGPNDERFGVRFPAMSDAYDRDMRQTAHSIWKQMGEQRELQEGTYVMVAGPTFETVAECRLLQKLGADAVGMSTVPEVIVARHCGLRVFGFSLITNKVAWDYESREKANHKEVLDAGKQAAQKLEQFVSILMASIPLPDNAS is encoded by the exons ATGGCCAACGG atTCACGTATGAAGATTATCAGAACACTGCAAAATGGCTTTTGTCTCACACCAAACACCGACCTCAAGTGGCGGTGATCTGTGGTTCTGGGTTAGGAGGTCTGAGTGACAAATTAACTCAGGCCCAGATCTTTGACTACAGTGAAATACCGAACTTTCCCAAAAGTACAG TGCCAGGTCATGCTGGTCGACTGGTGTTTGGGATCTTGAATGGCAGAGGCTGTGTGATGATGCAGGGCAGGTTCCACATGTATGAAGGCTACCCGCTCTGGAAG GTGACATTCCCAGTGAGGGTTTTCCAGCTTCTGGGTGTGGACACCCTAGTGGTCACCAATGCAGCTGGAGGGCTCAACCCCAGGTTTGAGGTTGGAGATATCATGCTGATCCGCGATCACATCAATCTACCTGGTTTCTGCGGTGAGAACCCTCTCAGAGGGCCCAATGATGAAAG GTTTGGAGTTCGTTTCCCTGCCATGTCTGATGCCTATGACCGGGATATGAGGCAGACGGCTCACAGTATCTGGAAACAAATGGGAGAGCAGAGAGAGTTACAGGAAGGAACCTATGTGATGGTGGCAGGCCCCACCTTTGAGACTGTGGCAGAGTGTCGTCTGCTGCAGAAGCTGGGGGCAGATGCTGTTG GCATGAGCACAGTACCAGAAGTTATAGTTGCAAGGCACTGTGGTCTTCGAGTCTTTGGCTTCTCTCTCATCACTAACAAGGTCGCCTGGGATTATGAAAGCCGGGAGAAGGCCAATCACAAGGAAGTACTAGATGCCGGGAAGCAAGCTGCGCAGAAATTGGAGCAATTTGTCTCCATTCTTATGGCTAGCATTCCACTGCCTGACAATGCCAGTTAA